A single region of the Candidatus Poribacteria bacterium genome encodes:
- the lipA gene encoding lipoyl synthase codes for MLKTLPIVNAKTDQRRHPSWIKARIPGGGNYAELKKLMRDLQLHTVCEEARCPNIGECWNSRTATFMILGDVCTRRCMFCAVKKGAPGGVVDTDEPRRLGEAVGYLKLKHIVITSVNRDDLTDGGASVFAECIAEARKHRPGCTVEVLIPDLEGNWDALRIIVQARPEVLNHNTETVQRLYRRVRPYANYQQTLTLLEVSKQLDAQMLTKSGVMVGLGETVTELLETMQDIRNTGCDIFTIGQYLSPSPRHLPIQRYYTPEEFDELKEAGVEMGFRHVESGPLVRSSYHAGEQARLGKD; via the coding sequence ATGCTAAAGACGCTTCCGATAGTCAACGCAAAAACAGATCAACGTCGACACCCCTCGTGGATTAAGGCGCGAATTCCGGGCGGTGGTAACTACGCTGAACTCAAAAAACTCATGCGGGATTTGCAGCTTCACACCGTTTGTGAAGAGGCACGATGTCCGAATATCGGTGAATGCTGGAACAGCCGGACCGCCACCTTCATGATATTGGGTGATGTCTGTACGCGCCGATGCATGTTTTGTGCTGTGAAAAAAGGTGCCCCCGGAGGCGTTGTTGATACCGATGAACCGCGACGGCTCGGAGAAGCGGTCGGTTACCTAAAACTCAAACATATCGTTATTACCTCAGTCAATCGGGACGATCTCACCGATGGTGGTGCGAGCGTCTTTGCTGAATGCATCGCCGAAGCACGAAAACATCGTCCCGGATGCACGGTGGAAGTGCTTATCCCCGACCTTGAAGGGAATTGGGACGCGCTTAGAATCATCGTGCAAGCACGTCCTGAGGTACTTAATCACAATACAGAGACAGTCCAGCGTCTCTACCGCCGCGTCCGTCCTTACGCGAATTACCAACAGACGCTGACGCTCCTTGAAGTCAGCAAGCAGCTTGACGCACAGATGCTCACAAAATCCGGGGTCATGGTGGGTTTAGGTGAAACTGTGACGGAACTTTTGGAAACAATGCAGGATATCCGCAACACCGGGTGCGATATTTTTACCATAGGACAATATCTCTCACCCTCGCCACGCCATCTACCGATTCAACGCTACTATACCCCTGAGGAGTTTGATGAACTCAAAGAGGCAGGGGTAGAAATGGGATTTCGGCATGTAGAATCAGGACCACTGGTTCGGAGTTCTTACCACGCGGGAGAACAAGCGAGATTAGGAAAAGATTGA
- the selB gene encoding selenocysteine-specific translation elongation factor yields MHQDSRHLIIGTAGHVDHGKTALVGTLTGMETDRLKEERERGLSIELGFAYFDLPDNSRAGIVDVPGHEKFIRSMLSGAYGMDAVLFVVDAKEGVQEQTLEHLAILDLLGISNGILVMTKSDLATPDELAEATEMTQEMLVGTSLEGIPTVSVSAITGTGIEALKQTIVEQVALATKSEADDGIPRLYADRVFTVQGFGVVVTGTLIGGTINRDQRMVILPQGDTVRVRGIQVHNEPATVAQAGQRTALNLSGTSAQGIQRGDVLCPIEFSQVTDNIDVSLQVLSSFPRLIEHWSRFRAYLGTREIFCRLILLVDEAILPGDNVQVQLRLEQPILTFRGDRIILRDFSAQHTVGGGEVINPFAPKHKRFTPETIATLAQWEEADDSEIVNTVLVNSETLCVPESFLYYYLPHSKTDVKTLLNRLETEGKIVRWDKSGRTPLVSDAARTSAAKEKIVDALAGFHEAQPLLVGQNASQLRRELSMDELGFEKLENRLIAERLLVTEGNLLRLASHEIQFSEEEETAKETLEKLFLEAGMNTPALSELNTLLPEYTPKVLESTFFALLNLGQFVKVADNFFIHKTVFEKVSELLTAHLRENETITVAEFRETAETSRKYAVPFLEYCDNQNLTVRDGNIRRLHPRLSRT; encoded by the coding sequence ATGCATCAAGATAGTCGACACCTTATCATCGGAACAGCAGGTCATGTTGACCATGGGAAAACGGCACTCGTCGGTACACTCACCGGTATGGAGACAGACCGGCTCAAGGAGGAACGCGAGCGCGGTTTATCTATTGAGTTAGGTTTTGCCTACTTTGATCTGCCCGATAACTCGCGCGCTGGCATCGTTGATGTACCGGGACACGAGAAATTTATCCGAAGTATGCTTTCCGGTGCCTACGGAATGGATGCCGTCCTCTTTGTCGTCGATGCAAAAGAGGGCGTGCAAGAACAGACGCTTGAGCATTTGGCGATCTTAGACTTGCTTGGCATTTCAAACGGCATCCTCGTCATGACAAAATCTGACTTGGCAACGCCTGATGAATTGGCGGAAGCGACAGAGATGACACAGGAGATGCTCGTCGGCACAAGTCTCGAAGGGATTCCGACTGTGAGTGTTTCTGCGATAACAGGTACCGGTATTGAAGCACTCAAACAGACGATTGTCGAACAGGTAGCACTCGCGACAAAATCAGAGGCAGATGACGGTATACCGAGGCTATACGCGGATAGGGTTTTTACTGTGCAAGGATTCGGCGTTGTTGTGACCGGAACCCTCATCGGTGGGACAATCAATCGAGACCAGCGGATGGTAATTCTTCCGCAAGGGGACACTGTTCGGGTGCGAGGGATACAGGTCCACAATGAACCCGCAACTGTCGCGCAAGCCGGACAAAGAACGGCGTTGAATCTCTCTGGCACCTCCGCGCAGGGCATTCAACGCGGCGATGTCCTCTGCCCGATAGAATTTTCTCAGGTAACGGACAATATAGATGTGTCTTTGCAGGTACTGTCCTCGTTTCCGAGGCTCATTGAACACTGGAGCCGTTTTCGGGCGTATCTCGGTACCCGTGAAATATTTTGCAGATTAATTCTATTGGTTGATGAAGCAATTTTGCCCGGGGACAATGTGCAAGTCCAACTCCGTTTAGAGCAACCGATTTTAACGTTTAGAGGTGACCGGATCATTCTACGTGATTTCTCAGCACAACATACAGTGGGTGGCGGTGAGGTAATTAATCCGTTTGCGCCAAAACACAAACGGTTCACGCCTGAAACCATTGCCACTTTAGCACAATGGGAGGAAGCCGATGACTCCGAGATAGTTAACACCGTATTGGTAAATAGCGAAACCCTTTGCGTCCCAGAATCGTTTCTTTATTACTATCTCCCGCATTCCAAAACGGATGTGAAAACCCTCTTAAATAGGCTCGAAACTGAAGGGAAAATTGTCCGTTGGGATAAATCGGGGAGGACACCCCTCGTCTCCGACGCAGCACGGACCTCGGCAGCAAAAGAAAAAATAGTAGACGCATTGGCAGGGTTTCATGAGGCGCAGCCGCTGCTGGTCGGTCAAAATGCGTCGCAACTGCGCCGAGAACTCAGCATGGATGAACTCGGTTTTGAGAAACTTGAAAACCGACTCATTGCTGAGCGTCTGCTTGTTACGGAGGGAAATCTGCTCCGTCTGGCATCCCACGAGATTCAGTTTTCGGAAGAAGAGGAGACAGCAAAAGAGACGCTGGAGAAATTATTCTTGGAGGCGGGTATGAATACCCCCGCACTCAGCGAACTCAACACGTTACTGCCAGAATACACACCGAAGGTCCTTGAATCCACATTTTTTGCGCTTCTAAATTTGGGGCAATTCGTCAAAGTAGCGGATAACTTTTTCATCCACAAAACCGTTTTTGAAAAAGTGAGCGAATTGTTAACCGCACACCTTCGCGAAAATGAGACAATAACCGTTGCTGAATTCCGTGAAACGGCAGAAACCTCACGCAAATATGCTGTCCCCTTTTTAGAGTACTGTGACAACCAGAATCTCACAGTTCGAGATGGCAATATCCGAAGATTACACCCGCGGTTGTCACGAACATAA
- the lepB gene encoding signal peptidase I, whose protein sequence is MNDNDTQLSKWQKFRKTIVWEYSQVIVVALILVFGFIRPFVVEAFKIPSGSMEDTLLIGDRILVCKFIYGVKIPGTEIKVLDFHKPARGDVFVFIPPHDRERNFIKRIVAVEGDTIETRGNTLYVNGAAVDDTHYAKHMNFSHFKRGDFPPFRQPEYLPDTEVFFDYTLTSSQFRRKFPEGKPFTVPKGKVFAMGDNRDQSSDSRSWGPVDISDIKGQAFMVYWSFDARPAKVWEVWKLVGNVRFNRIGKLIHAKP, encoded by the coding sequence ATGAATGACAACGACACCCAATTATCGAAATGGCAAAAATTTCGGAAAACCATCGTATGGGAATATTCCCAAGTAATTGTTGTAGCATTGATTCTTGTTTTTGGGTTCATACGTCCTTTCGTTGTTGAGGCGTTCAAAATCCCATCGGGTTCAATGGAAGACACGCTCCTTATTGGTGACCGTATTCTGGTATGTAAGTTTATCTACGGCGTTAAAATCCCCGGCACAGAGATAAAGGTTTTAGATTTCCATAAACCCGCCCGTGGCGACGTTTTTGTCTTTATTCCGCCACATGACCGAGAGCGAAATTTCATCAAACGCATCGTAGCCGTTGAAGGGGACACTATTGAAACACGGGGGAATACGCTTTATGTGAACGGCGCAGCCGTTGACGACACCCACTATGCAAAACACATGAACTTCAGCCACTTCAAAAGAGGCGATTTTCCACCGTTCCGTCAACCGGAGTATCTGCCAGATACTGAAGTCTTTTTCGATTATACCTTAACGTCAAGTCAATTCAGGCGAAAGTTCCCTGAAGGCAAGCCGTTTACTGTCCCGAAAGGCAAGGTTTTCGCGATGGGTGACAACCGAGACCAGAGTAGTGATAGCCGTTCATGGGGTCCCGTAGACATTAGCGACATCAAAGGGCAAGCGTTTATGGTGTATTGGTCTTTTGACGCGCGTCCTGCGAAGGTATGGGAAGTGTGGAAATTGGTAGGTAACGTCAGATTCAATCGTATCGGCAAACTCATCCATGCGAAGCCTTAA
- the lepB gene encoding signal peptidase I → MMNNTQTKTRLSIQQILQKAWVREHAKPIIVILILVFGLIRPFIVDAYRIPSGSMEDTLLIGDHIFVCKFTYGIKIPGTDIKIFDVHQPARGDVFVFIPSHDERHFIKRIVAIEGDTVETRGNTLYVNGGVVDDSTYTKHLKFSHFKRDFPPFRNPEYIPTGESFDDYTLTASQFRRKFPDGKPFIIPKGMVFAMGDNRDLSSDSRTWGPVAVDDIKGQAFMIWWSVANRPVKFWEIWKLMGNIRFNRIGKLIRSEPDSFMSN, encoded by the coding sequence ATGATGAATAACACACAAACCAAGACTCGATTATCCATACAGCAAATATTACAAAAAGCCTGGGTCAGAGAGCATGCAAAACCGATCATTGTTATACTGATTCTCGTGTTCGGTCTGATACGTCCTTTTATTGTAGATGCGTATAGAATCCCTTCTGGTTCTATGGAGGATACACTGCTCATCGGTGACCATATTTTCGTGTGTAAGTTTACCTATGGCATTAAGATCCCCGGCACAGATATAAAAATCTTTGATGTTCATCAACCTGCACGCGGCGATGTTTTCGTCTTTATTCCATCACATGACGAGCGACATTTTATCAAGCGCATTGTAGCCATTGAAGGGGATACCGTTGAAACGCGTGGTAATACGCTTTATGTAAACGGTGGGGTCGTTGATGATAGCACCTACACAAAACATCTGAAATTCAGCCACTTTAAGAGAGATTTTCCGCCGTTCCGGAATCCAGAATATATCCCAACGGGTGAGAGTTTTGACGATTATACTTTAACCGCAAGTCAATTTCGACGTAAATTTCCCGATGGCAAGCCGTTTATTATTCCGAAAGGAATGGTTTTCGCGATGGGTGATAATCGGGACCTGAGCAGCGATAGCCGAACTTGGGGCCCGGTGGCTGTAGATGATATTAAGGGACAGGCTTTCATGATTTGGTGGTCGGTAGCCAATCGTCCTGTAAAGTTCTGGGAAATATGGAAATTGATGGGAAATATCCGGTTTAACCGAATTGGCAAACTGATCCGTTCCGAACCAGATTCGTTCATGTCAAACTAA
- the lepA gene encoding translation elongation factor 4 produces the protein MPTNLENIRNFCILGHIDHGKSTLSDRLLEHTNTLAERDMREQVLDLMDLERERGITIKATAVKLHYPAPDGNRYELNLIDTPGHVDFTYEVSRSLAACEGAILIVDAAQGVEAQTLANAYLAIDNNLEIIPIVNKIDLPTARPDEARRQIEEVVGIPADDALLVSAKMGIGIPAILEAIVNRIPAPVGETEAPLKALVLDSVYDNYRGVIMYTRIFEGSVKPGEKIRLMETRRSYEVEEVGIFTPEMQQTPELRTGGVGYLIAGIREIDKAKIGDTITDHVRPTETPLPGYREMKPLVFSGLYPADTNQFHALREALDKLRLNDSSFNFEPETSVALGFGFRCGFLGLLHMEIIHERLEREFGLALVRTAPSVMYRVHLKTGEDVYVDNPAHLPEPNNIERIEEPYVNIDIIVPRDYIGNAMELCQKRRGVYKRMNQLDATRVQLLYELPLGEMLMDFYPKLKSLTRGYGSLEYDIGEYKTGKLVKLDVLLNGDPVDALSTILPRDTAETRGKALVSKLKELIPRQMFVVPVQAAIGNKIVARETVQALRKNVTAKCYGGDVSRKRKLLEKQKEGKKRLKQIGKVDVPQEAFTAMLATDE, from the coding sequence ATGCCAACGAATCTTGAAAACATACGGAATTTCTGTATTTTAGGACACATTGACCACGGGAAAAGCACACTCAGCGACCGACTCCTTGAGCATACCAATACGCTCGCCGAGCGCGATATGCGAGAACAGGTGCTGGATTTGATGGACTTGGAACGTGAACGTGGTATTACCATTAAAGCCACCGCTGTCAAACTGCACTATCCCGCTCCCGACGGAAACCGATATGAACTTAACTTGATTGATACGCCCGGACACGTCGATTTTACTTATGAGGTCTCACGGAGCCTCGCGGCGTGTGAGGGCGCGATTTTAATTGTTGATGCCGCACAAGGGGTCGAAGCACAAACCTTGGCAAACGCCTATCTCGCTATTGACAACAACCTCGAAATTATCCCTATTGTCAATAAGATTGATTTACCAACGGCGCGCCCGGATGAAGCCAGACGGCAGATAGAAGAAGTCGTAGGTATTCCGGCAGACGATGCGCTCCTCGTTAGCGCGAAAATGGGCATCGGGATCCCTGCCATATTAGAGGCAATCGTCAATCGGATTCCTGCCCCTGTAGGCGAAACTGAAGCCCCGTTAAAAGCACTTGTGCTTGATTCTGTCTACGATAACTACCGCGGTGTCATTATGTACACCCGCATCTTTGAGGGTAGCGTGAAACCGGGTGAAAAAATCCGGCTCATGGAGACAAGACGTTCTTATGAGGTTGAGGAGGTCGGTATCTTTACACCAGAGATGCAACAGACACCAGAACTCCGCACTGGCGGTGTCGGGTACCTCATCGCTGGCATCCGAGAAATTGACAAGGCAAAAATAGGCGATACCATCACAGATCACGTCAGACCGACTGAAACGCCACTGCCCGGTTATCGCGAGATGAAACCGCTTGTGTTCAGCGGCTTGTATCCAGCAGACACGAACCAATTTCATGCGCTGCGGGAGGCACTTGATAAACTCCGTCTGAATGATTCCTCCTTTAATTTTGAACCTGAAACCTCCGTTGCACTCGGTTTCGGGTTCCGGTGCGGTTTTCTCGGCTTGCTCCACATGGAGATCATCCATGAACGGCTTGAACGGGAATTTGGACTCGCACTCGTCCGGACTGCGCCGAGTGTCATGTACCGAGTTCATCTGAAAACGGGCGAGGACGTATACGTTGATAACCCGGCGCATCTCCCTGAACCGAATAATATCGAACGAATTGAAGAACCGTATGTCAATATTGACATTATCGTGCCGCGCGACTATATCGGAAATGCAATGGAACTTTGTCAGAAGCGTCGGGGTGTATATAAGCGGATGAACCAATTGGACGCGACTCGCGTGCAATTACTCTACGAACTTCCGCTCGGTGAAATGTTGATGGATTTCTATCCGAAACTTAAGTCCCTGACCCGTGGATACGGCTCGTTAGAATATGACATCGGCGAATACAAAACCGGAAAGTTAGTAAAACTGGACGTGCTGCTTAACGGCGACCCTGTGGACGCACTTTCGACGATCTTGCCGCGCGATACGGCAGAAACGCGCGGAAAGGCGTTAGTTAGCAAACTCAAAGAGTTGATCCCGCGCCAGATGTTTGTCGTACCGGTTCAAGCAGCGATTGGTAATAAAATTGTCGCTCGCGAAACGGTTCAGGCACTCCGAAAAAATGTTACAGCGAAATGCTATGGTGGCGATGTGAGTCGGAAACGGAAGTTGTTGGAGAAACAGAAGGAAGGCAAAAAACGGCTCAAACAGATTGGCAAAGTGGATGTACCACAGGAAGCGTTCACTGCGATGTTGGCAACTGATGAGTGA
- a CDS encoding AAA family ATPase, whose product MYLKEIYLENTGPISKCHIELPFNEENPLPVVVVGPNGSGKSIFLSYIVDALTEFARVSFYAHAFFRTVNQHAIRSGEQFSLSLLCFETTDGESCYCEKVGTLDPSNYPPDFKSRFDSVWDCLDGEDDKKVSIDKDIVNSEIEENVHAFFPARRYENPDWLYNTSLEAGLTSSMTMSNLRLDKPLLIETCASENISWILDVFLDSFINPELAPEVPRALDPEMQLSPSSSPKILELRERYTLGVTRQNVESILQTILQDKNAELSLNLRDAVPSRLAIQLSNGQRIPNLQSLSEGQSQLFHLFATIIRYGERADINMSTRLDEITGLVVIDEIDTHLHTALQHDIVPQLIKLFPKVQFIVSSHSPLFLLGMEETFAADGFAIIELPEGTLISSERFTEFGNAFEFYQNTERFEEEIKQRFADMTKPVVLTEGKTDAKYIQTALQLLGEETLLNSLEIQPVGVEGPQGWKDGGKDGLNRVKTFYKKDPSLRDRMLLLLYDWDTPQTEEPDGKIWVKSISQNPDDPDNKSGIENLFPGDLFEDRFYDEEPKKGVHGRNKIEPKFKKNDFCDWICEERRNPADFEKFKEVVEILREFLEAHQSHSLEQATTE is encoded by the coding sequence ATGTATCTGAAAGAAATCTATTTAGAAAACACTGGACCTATCTCGAAATGTCATATTGAGCTGCCATTTAATGAGGAAAATCCTCTACCCGTAGTGGTTGTTGGCCCTAACGGATCTGGCAAAAGTATTTTTCTGTCTTACATCGTTGATGCACTCACAGAATTCGCCCGCGTATCTTTTTATGCCCATGCGTTTTTCCGAACCGTTAATCAACACGCTATAAGGAGCGGTGAACAATTTAGTTTGAGTCTGCTTTGTTTTGAAACTACTGATGGGGAATCATGTTACTGTGAGAAAGTGGGAACACTTGACCCATCAAACTATCCTCCTGATTTCAAATCTCGGTTTGATTCGGTATGGGATTGTCTGGATGGAGAAGATGACAAAAAGGTTTCAATAGACAAAGATATCGTCAATTCTGAAATCGAAGAAAATGTACATGCTTTTTTCCCGGCACGGCGATATGAAAACCCAGATTGGTTGTATAATACGAGTTTAGAGGCAGGATTGACTTCTTCAATGACCATGTCCAATTTGCGACTTGACAAACCACTTCTGATTGAAACTTGCGCTTCTGAAAATATTTCTTGGATATTAGATGTTTTTCTGGACTCCTTTATAAATCCTGAGTTAGCACCGGAAGTTCCACGTGCGTTAGACCCTGAGATGCAATTAAGTCCCTCAAGTTCTCCAAAAATCTTGGAATTACGAGAACGATATACCCTCGGAGTAACTCGGCAGAATGTTGAAAGCATATTGCAAACAATACTTCAAGATAAAAATGCGGAGTTATCTTTGAACCTGCGGGATGCCGTGCCATCAAGACTTGCCATACAACTGAGCAATGGTCAGAGAATTCCTAACCTACAATCGTTATCGGAGGGACAATCTCAGTTGTTCCACCTTTTCGCAACGATTATTCGATATGGTGAACGCGCAGATATCAACATGAGTACTCGCCTTGATGAAATTACAGGCCTTGTCGTCATTGACGAAATTGATACCCATTTGCATACAGCTCTTCAACATGATATTGTTCCACAACTCATAAAACTTTTTCCGAAGGTTCAGTTCATTGTATCGTCTCACTCTCCACTTTTTCTACTCGGTATGGAAGAAACATTTGCAGCAGATGGGTTTGCCATAATTGAATTACCTGAAGGAACTCTGATTAGTAGCGAGCGATTCACTGAATTCGGAAATGCTTTTGAATTCTATCAGAATACAGAACGTTTTGAAGAAGAGATAAAACAACGTTTCGCAGATATGACGAAACCTGTTGTACTAACAGAAGGAAAGACAGATGCGAAATACATTCAAACAGCATTGCAGCTGCTGGGCGAAGAAACACTCCTGAATTCACTGGAAATTCAACCTGTTGGTGTGGAAGGCCCTCAGGGTTGGAAAGATGGAGGGAAGGATGGATTGAATCGTGTCAAAACCTTTTATAAAAAAGATCCATCACTGCGTGATCGAATGTTACTACTTCTTTACGATTGGGATACGCCTCAAACAGAAGAACCAGATGGAAAAATTTGGGTAAAATCTATTTCACAGAACCCGGATGATCCTGATAACAAGAGCGGCATTGAAAACTTATTTCCGGGAGACCTTTTCGAGGACCGATTTTATGATGAGGAACCTAAAAAAGGGGTTCATGGTAGGAATAAGATTGAACCTAAATTCAAGAAAAACGATTTCTGTGATTGGATCTGTGAAGAGCGTAGGAATCCTGCCGACTTTGAAAAGTTTAAGGAAGTCGTGGAAATTCTCAGGGAATTTCTTGAAGCTCATCAATCTCATTCACTTGAGCAGGCTACTACCGAGTAG